TGGATAATGCTcaagataaatttccagaaaattttattGCTGATATAAAAAGAGTCCTTGCAGTTTTATATCTATACATCCCTCTTCCTTTATTTTGGAGCCTATTTGACCAACAggtatcttttttaaatacttaattttgttttattaaatttaaaactaacactaatttttaaacaagattaaattCTACGAAAATAATCCACATTTCATTAATTCATAATTGTCCAGGGCTCACGTTGGACATTTCAAGCGTCAAGGATGAATGGGTACATCTGGGGGATACAATTGTTGCCAGATCAGATCCAGGTTCACAATTATACAATTGCTAAGATATTATGAACCAACATCGAATGGAAAAGTATTCTTTTCACAGGTTATAAACCCAGCAATAGTTCTTTTTTTGATTCCACTTTTTGATAAAGGCATATAtcccagaattttaaaaaactgcaaattgcACTCTTCTTTAAATCGAATGTTCATCGGAGGCATTTTTGCTGGATTGGCATTTGTCATCAGTGGCCTcttagaattaaaattagagGTAATTAATCAATCctttaaatttattgcaaaaaatataaaattcaacttactTAAATGATGACTTTTATCTCTtctaattacattattttcaaaacagaaaatgtATCCAGATTTTGTTGGAAAAGGAGAAGCCTCTGTCAATTTCATCAATACTTTAGATTGCGATATTGGATGCAAGGGATCTTTTTTTCCAGACTTCACTTTAAATAAAGGGGAGAAAAAAGTTGTCAATCTGACTGCCCAGAATTTTTCCTCGTACAATGTTTATATTGAAGCACCTTTTGATTGTTGGAAATCGGAATTGATCAATCTAACTCTGAGTACCTACGTAAAAGCAAAAGAACTTCAGGTTGATACGTTTTTAATTGGAAtcgttgaaaagaaaattattatctttgaaaCTGAACCAGATTCATATTCAAAAAGTCGCAGTGGTCGTCCAAAATTACGGTAAAAgtgatttattgatttaaattatagaTGTTTGCtatattaaatatttctcaaacttttgggttcaaaattattttattttcttaggtTTATTTTTATGAGAGATTCTAATAGCAGCAATAATGTGATGAtcgtattgaaaaataaaaagaaacttgaagataAATATCTCGTGCCTGATGGAAAGCTTCTGTCAGAGTCAGCTTATATTGAATTAGAACCAGGCTTGTAggatttttatgttatttattaatttaactttaaaaataagttatttctgataacatttgataattgattttcattatttttacaatttaaatttttttaaaggtctgTAATTTacactataatattttattagtttacaGTACACAATTTCAAATGGTATAGATCCAGGTGTGAGTCatcaaacttcaaaaaaattagatttaggtGGAGTTTACATTATTGTTATCAGAGTTCAAAATCGACATGTCGTTGTAGGAATCAtggattaattataaaaattataaaaaatgaaggcCCTGTACCGTTTACCCAATTCCTACCTTATCCATCTTTTTTCGCAACAACATACTTCCACAAAAAATGAGATATTGAGTTGATAATGccatttcagaaattaaataaaagctatttttatatttataagaatgTAGGACCATGCAAACGTTCATAAGTGTCTTTTATGTAATCTCCTGAATTTTCAGCTTGATATCTCATTTCGTTTGGGTGTAAAAGTTATTGCGAAAAAGTGTCGAAAAGTTAGGATTCGGGTGAGTGGTATGTTGCCCTAAActagttataataaattaatttgaattggtATTTCAGTTTCATAAACTATTTACGATGACACCACCCAATGAGATTCACATGCTATGGATTTTACCCCAATATCTATTGATTTCTATTGCAGAAGTTATGTTTGCTATTTCTGGGCTAGAATTTTCATTCACCCAGGTGATcctcttttattatttataatattatttttaaattgttctcacatacttattacatttttttcatcagGCACCGAGCAGCATGAAAACTGTCACAATCGCTGCTTGGTATGTCAGTGTGGCTATgggtaattttttgataataattgtgATTCAAGCTCATCTTTTCAAAAGCCaagtatttattcatttttattactttcCACAAGAATTACTATTTCTGTCAGTAATTATTACAAGTTATTAATTGCATACAAAACACTTAcattgaattaaatttacaagTATTTTTATGGCTTTATAATTAAAGAATCTGTATTAGTACAAATTATAGTAATCTCATACATATTTTTAggccaatgaattttttttatttgctggaTTAATTTTACTGACCATGCTGATATTTGGCGCTATGGTAAGAAGATATCAGTTTGTTCTAATGGAGGCAGATTCGAGTGTTGaactattttcagtttttctgaaTCGAGAACAAGAAGCTTCTCCTTTgataaaagttacaaataataaaagattgAGTCACGAATATTCAGTTACATTCTCGAATTCTTCAATATCTACTTCCTCAGTTTCagattcgtaaaaaaatatttcttggtaaaTTTGCAAGCTATTATTGATATTTAGAACaatacttttatattattttaaaatatgaaataatatctttctttttttagttaatattaataaatattttctctgaaaaatagtAATCGAGGAAAATCTCAATTTATGAAAGAATTTACTCACGAAGACAATATTAAATTACGATAAGATAAGCAGGATATAATCTTGTGGTACATACCTCACTTTTATAAGCATTTATCGAAATGAAATGATTTCTACGATACATTTGTTTGCACTAAAAGATAATACAACTGACTGGGAGAATACAAGATTTAGTTTTAGTcgcatattaaatattatatagacATACTATACAAtcagatccattttttaatttcaggaccACTTTTCCTCAATAGTTTGAATTCGCATAAGGAATTGAATTACGGTTTCTCCTTGAcacaaaattacataatttgacTTCGGACAGTGAAAGTTCTTTTATAGCGAAATTATGCTAGGTATAAATCAAAGTGAAaagtacaatttaaatatttgaatgaatttcatGTTATGGTAATTGCAgcatcaaatttctttttaaatggtaGGAAATCTTTGACAAAGATTCAATAATACTTGTGTAATCAagtgtaaacatattttttattaaaaacatgtaTTAGTACATAGTAAAATAAATGTATGGTTTGATTAGTTTGATTTTGCGTTTTTATATATATACAATTTATTTGGATCGaatcattaatataatattatttttcagactccttatttttattatatagcaACATTTAATATAActacattaatatttaatttttttaagataaatcaaaatatttttaataattttaaataataattcgatAACCAATAAATCACAGTTTCATTAACTTCACTGTATTTTTGTTATGTgagttatttttgataatattcatattttaactaTATATTCATCgaatgaaaaatactttaataaaacGGATTCGAGATTTATCTCCCGCATAATAAGTAaatggtaaagaataatcaatataTGCTGTCCTTGTGatatttgcagaaaaaagttttacatatgataatatttttcaataaaattttatagcCTTTTACTTGTCTATagcttctaaaaaaagtaaaagatagtttgtatagtttatttataataactatttaaaataaattttcagaaaatcatcaAATGCTAATTCATGTCCATGGGGTTTAAATGGATTTTATgttaattgttatatttattttacttgttttccatttttgtagattgaaaatcgttcgaattatatattttaatgttaGGCTTGTTAAACTCTATTAAAAATCGTATATTAAAATTTGGAAGTATAATTTGTTCTCTtttagtttatttacaaaaatagaagGAAGCTTATTTCTTTGATAAATTCTTCACTTTTTAAAGAGTATACTTAATATGCCGATGCGATGGCACCGATTCACAGACAATTGTCGGAGATTGGTAATTATACTAAATGGCTTCTATCTTCTTACCGACAtcaatttcaactattaaaataaataatttttataaaaattgtcattttgatTGTTGGAAAATCTTATTTGAAGAATgacaacaacaattttaaaactaattttcgtataaattcattcaaaatcacaattttttaggtaggcttttttcacaattttagatgAGATATTTTTACATAATTCTCTCCGATCCAGCTCAAGGAATCagaacaaattaacaaattatatacaactgataataaataataaatcattactaATAATAACTGGTTTATCGAGTTGTATACTCGATAAACCAgttattattagtaattatttattatttattattagtcTACGTTTATCCAGTATGATTCAAACCGAATAATTCTATTGTACAATTAAAGGGTTGCAGTACAGAACAAGataaccaaaaaaatgtgaaatattcaaaagagcaaaaaaacgttttatttgattaaataaagttAAGCAGACTCGAGGACATGTATGTACCAAACATccaattatcagtttaaaaatgaaaccatgCTTCCCATATATTAAGTTTCTGAATAAGGACagacaaagtttaattttaaaaagtaaaccgATTTCGAGAAAATCGACCGAGAATTTTGAGATTGAAATTTGACAGGTTTTCAAACTGAGCTTTAGAGAGCAAttgcaaatcaaattttttagttttttccaaaataaaaactttctcttGTATGCTGAAAAAAAGTTTGATCCACAAAAATCATTCTATtctaagaaaatcaaaattgaatatcGCGATATGACAGACAATTTTGGCTAAATATAcgggaaaaaaattagaaaatacattttttttctattaaatcataataatttcaaggaatatcaatGCTAACATGCTGAAAACTTTATTAATacgttaaaattgtaactaacattttacttcaaattttatctttgcaattattgcattaaaaaatgatattcataCATCGAAGAAATTATTTCGCCTcaatgtacattttattttttaaagattcttttatGAGAAGTATCAATTTTAGATCCAAATGACGGTTATCTAGTTATATACTGTCTTTCAATTTCTCTCTTTATAGACAAACTAAATttctaatttcataattttcttttggcTGTCTCTTTCTTTTGGACACTAACGTGTCCCTGATcatcttctttcaaatttatggtgatatatatgtatatatatttttacttttgatctAATTCTTAGGTaaacatatttttcagaattaattatcagaattacaaaataaagcttttttttttaaattatagtttcaaAGGTATAATCACTTTATTGTTACGTCCTAAAAGGCAGAAacttaccttgttaaaaataattatttaaagggtTTCTCGTTTTTGAACGAAATCTAGGATTTCGAAACAGGGATGAGAATAACTTCCGAAGGTCAAGATAATTACACACTAttctaaaaataacttgaaatgcaactgaatattcaatatttaaaagtttattaaatttaagaaattacagtttttaagaaagatagctaatttgaaaatattgtaaaggattatattaatttttgatttaattttaaaatgtgctgatatttttttatttgaaagttgatttgcACTGGAGTTTCACAGGTAGCAGAAACTCTCCATTCTAGAACTCCACCTTAAAATAAAGGTAGATCTTAATATTTAAGTTCAaagaaatagtaaatattttgagtTCTAAACTCGTTCATAAAACTTACCAATTTTTTGTAATCCAAATCGCACTTTTAAAANNNNNNNNNNNNNNNNNNNNNNNNNNNNNNNNNNNNNNNNNNNNNNNNNNNNNNNNNNNNNNNNNNNNNNNNNNNNNNNNNNNNNNNNNNNNNNNNNNNNGCAGGTAGCCTCGACTCTCTTGCTGGTGCTCAGGGGTAATTATGGTTGACAATGGTATTGTCAAAAAGGGATCTTCTCAATAAGTTTTCACTTATTTGAAAGAgatttgaaattctaatcgaCTTCAATTCGATTGAATTTCCGAAGCACAACATTGattctactttttatttgaaatttgtatttcgacAATTTGGAAAATAGTTCCCAAATAACCGGAGTCTTTTAATTAATGTAATAGTTTTAAGATTTACTTCGTTGTACTCTAGGGCAGAGCTTCCGCCCGATTTGAAATTCGATGTTAGACTGACTTTTGATTCAGATCCTGGGTTTATATATGTTAGATTCTATTGTGATCAGAACCAAAAACTTGACGGCGAGGGGACGACACAATTgatatcaattgatttttatgtaTATCCAGGTGTCTATATCTGAAGGCGTAGAATCGGGGTGCAGTACCTTGAATCTAAGGAACTGGCCATTGTGCCACCCTCTTTAATGTTTCGTGGCTGACTTTTATGAGCAGCGGGCGAAGATTTGTAGatgatgtttaaaatattgattttaacatattggataataataattatgcacGAGTTTGTGCGTTTTTATGAGAACATAATCCTTTCTTTTCATACTTATTaatgtaagttataattataaatatagcgatgattaataatataagtataaataacatAGTTAATATACGTCACAGGACGTGACATTATGTccgttatatttttatttgaaaatgattttaaataaccttaaaaaGTTCCTTGttttattatgtaattatattgtaaataaaaacaaaaataaatttcaacttgcCTATATGAAGGCTGAACAAGCACATCTCATTATTATTTcgacaaaaaacatatttttaatgacttaATTGAAATACGGTGAAACCGTATTTGACTGTATTTATCATTAGATTAAAAGAAAAGATATCTTAAATTAGAGCCTCATTATGTATTTCGTGCATCGCACTCGATTTCGTCGAAACTGCGAGCTTTTTTAcgttatgttcaactctattatattaaatgtattttacatttatttctgcacctcggCATGGGGTTGCTTATTAAGATATTggaaaataaagcacaaattttattttcaattattaccttaatatttgtttcatgtttttcattaaattttatttttagctaccctgaaaaatgtgcaCTATATCAAGTGcgcatcttattaaaaaattgttattaaacattttattgcaacttgtgtcgtttttccataaatttattgtgcttattttcaatgttatttttcatgattcaaaagaaaaatacgcGTCCTAGCGTAAGGtagttcaaagaaaatttgtaaatataatttagaccaaaaattttgttaattaaaatgttattgtgGATTGTGCCCTATTCccaaaacgttatttttttattcttaatatatttttataactagagtttataacaaatttgttggtattttatagttaaaatacttttaatttgtttggtctcttctttcgtgtttttaaagatttaatttttttattttgaatgttattttctacaattaaaacaaaaattacgtgtAGCATCGAAAAAGTACTGTTTTTGTGCGatcgaaattggaattttcgacttTTCGTAAAACTTCAAAATGTTTCTATGAtcatcctgtagggctttcagaaagcaaagtttttcttctattgacttttttcatatcgggcGTTGTTTGGCCTTAAatcttcattttcgtttgtttttttagattttgaaaatgctgttactctgataatattctttttatcaagaaaatgtatatgggtaaattgttcgagtttccgaGTATTATCAATAGCcctacaaagaattttaaaatattaaaaaaatggtctcaaaaatgttggaaatgatttcactttttgaattttcattcatggTAGCTGGTAATCGAAAGCCTACACGATACAGACTGCAGAAttcagacggacagacagacagacaccttcgtgaaatagttttttctagGGTTACCAAACGTCTTCTTTTGGGAGGATATGTCCTCCTTTACCGCCTTGTCCTCCAGGGTCCTCCCTTCgttgaaaatattcttcttttggaccaaaatggcatattttacttttttcatcttCCACGATGTTATAGTGAGAGATAGAACTACTGGAGTCGTGTCATTGGTCCTACCGGGTAGGTATCAGGGATATCGGATAGCTAACCGGTACCGACCGCTCGAGCGAAACGTTTCAAATTGGgtaagatttcaaattttccaccAGCTTTCTGCCGAGCGGTACATAATACCGGATATATCTACGGTGAACCTACCCGGTAGGcacaaatcaaataaaatcattttattgaacattcgtggtttgcattatttaaaattcaaacaattcgcCTTTACTATGTTAGTAAGTTAAGGTTAGGTTGGGAAATTTTCAGGTGTCCTCCTTTTTCGTACTGTGAAGAAATGTTAACCCTATTTTTTCTAATACAGGGGGTCATAAAACCtggaaagttattattattattattattattacaccattaagccatttccctttcggggtaggcgtgactcactcggcaggggaaaggagtagggtgTGGATGGGATAGNNNNNNNNNNNNNNNNNNNNNNNNNNNNNNNNNNNNNNNNNNNNNNNNNNNNNNNNNNNNNNNNNNNNNNNNNNNNNNNNNNNNNNNNNNNNNNNNNNNNtcaattgcgttaattttactcttatctttttcttgataagtccatgtctcgctaccgtatagtacagttggtacaaatatagaattatgtattgcaattttacataaaaccaataccttttccGCAAGCGgaagtattatatatagtttatatacatTATGaagtattgtatataatacttcacactatatataaactatatataatcttTCTGTCTGGatcattaggatgagaatttaaaaagaagatcgCTGCACGGGCACAATCACTACGCGCACTTCACGCTccataatgtatttacctcgcgctacgcgctcagaTTATTAAACTCTCTAAAcctctaattttaaagaaattacgcGTAACTGATTTAAGCCTAATAAAATGTAATTCTAAACGGCTATCTATTTACGAGAAAATATATGTCAGCTGACAATCTCAATGTTACACTAATCACATATTAGAATAGGCTAGACTGCGGAAtgggataaaaaatgtaatct
The sequence above is drawn from the Belonocnema kinseyi isolate 2016_QV_RU_SX_M_011 chromosome 7, B_treatae_v1, whole genome shotgun sequence genome and encodes:
- the LOC117176496 gene encoding solute carrier family 15 member 1-like, which produces MKYPRSIFLIIATEFCERLSFCGLRTILSLYLRNVLLFQENEATIIYHIFIMFCYLVPVIGAILADSFFGRFRTILYFSVVYIIGNILMCIAATPPISFWPICMTFIGLLFIASGTGGIKPCVAAFGGDQFHLPKEEKYLQKFFSIFYFTINFGGFLGMILIPALNTTITCFGDDTCYALGFGFPATLMIIALLLFRLGRPHYRLKYPKENIILSFFSCIFYAVKKSCKSRKNDEDKEHWLDNAQDKFPENFIADIKRVLAVLYLYIPLPLFWSLFDQQGSRWTFQASRMNGYIWGIQLLPDQIQVINPAIVLFLIPLFDKGIYPRILKNCKLHSSLNRMFIGGIFAGLAFVISGLLELKLEKMYPDFVGKGEASVNFINTLDCDIGCKGSFFPDFTLNKGEKKVVNLTAQNFSSYNVYIEAPFDCWKSELINLTLSTYVKAKELQVDTFLIGIVEKKIIIFETEPDSYSKSRSGRPKLRFIFMRDSNSSNNVMIVLKNKKKLEDKYLVPDGKLLSESAYIELEPGFLQYTISNGIDPGVSHQTSKKLDLGGVYIIVIRVQNRHVVFHKLFTMTPPNEIHMLWILPQYLLISIAEVMFAISGLEFSFTQAPSSMKTVTIAAWYVSVAMGNFLIIIVIQAHLFKSQANEFFLFAGLILLTMLIFGAMVRRYQFVLMEADSSVELFSVFLNREQEASPLIKVTNNKRLSHEYSVTFSNSSISTSSVSDS